A region from the Streptosporangium sp. NBC_01756 genome encodes:
- the rplQ gene encoding 50S ribosomal protein L17 gives MPQPAKGARLGGSPAHERLILANLATQLFQHGRIKTTVAKAKRLRPVAERLITKAKKGDMHNRRQVLTVIRDKGVVHHLFTEIAPTFAERPGGYTRITKVGLRKGDAAPMAVIELVSEPLNTVRTAKAPAAAETPKVEETKAEETAEVTEEPKAAEETAEATEAPAEETEAKKDNA, from the coding sequence ATGCCTCAGCCCGCAAAGGGTGCCCGTCTCGGCGGGAGCCCGGCTCACGAGCGGCTGATCCTGGCCAACCTCGCCACCCAGCTGTTCCAGCACGGTCGGATCAAGACCACGGTGGCCAAGGCCAAGCGCCTGCGCCCGGTGGCGGAGCGGCTGATCACCAAGGCGAAGAAGGGCGACATGCACAACCGTCGCCAGGTGCTGACCGTCATCCGTGACAAGGGTGTCGTCCACCACCTGTTCACGGAGATCGCGCCGACCTTCGCCGAGCGTCCCGGCGGCTACACCCGCATCACGAAGGTCGGTCTCCGTAAGGGCGATGCCGCCCCCATGGCCGTCATCGAGCTGGTGTCCGAGCCGCTGAACACGGTCCGCACCGCCAAGGCCCCGGCCGCCGCCGAGACCCCCAAGGTCGAGGAGACCAAGGCCGAGGAGACCGCCGAGGTCACCGAGGAGCCGAAGGCCGCCGAGGAGACCGCTGAGGCCACCGAGGCTCCCGCCGAGGAGACCGAGGCCAAGAAGGACAACGCCTGA
- a CDS encoding tRNA pseudouridine synthase A, which produces MVRLRLDLAYDGTDFSGWAKQPQRRTVQGEIEAALGKILRLPEPPALTVAGRTDAGVHARGQVAHVDLEAEAFDALESRHGRRTPGAGPSASVAAPAASAAGSSAPGAASTASDPAVSAAGSSTATAPAVGAPAVSRTGTGLPAGTGLPDDIDERLSSLRRRLAGVLPPDVRIYRVTVAPEGFDARFSAMARRYAYRISDAPGGVDPLRRREVAWYGRPLDADRLNAAAAALLGEHDFAAFCKKREGATTIRELQRLDWVREGDILVATVVADAFCHSMVRALVGSLLPVGEGRLPVDWPGQVLTRAVRDSGVHVAPAHGLCLEEVRYPEPEEFARRAGETRRVRTLNI; this is translated from the coding sequence GTGGTACGGCTGCGCCTGGATCTCGCATACGACGGCACCGACTTCTCCGGCTGGGCGAAGCAGCCTCAACGGCGGACGGTTCAGGGGGAGATCGAAGCGGCGCTCGGCAAGATCCTCCGGCTTCCCGAGCCGCCGGCGCTGACGGTGGCCGGGCGGACCGACGCCGGGGTGCACGCCCGAGGCCAGGTGGCCCATGTGGATCTGGAGGCCGAGGCGTTCGACGCGCTGGAGAGCCGGCACGGCCGGCGGACACCTGGCGCGGGCCCCTCCGCCTCCGTGGCGGCTCCCGCAGCTTCCGCGGCGGGCTCCTCTGCCCCGGGGGCCGCTTCCACAGCCTCCGATCCCGCAGTCTCCGCTGCCGGCTCCTCCACGGCCACAGCCCCTGCCGTCGGAGCCCCCGCCGTTTCGCGGACCGGTACCGGCCTCCCCGCCGGTACCGGTCTCCCCGATGACATCGATGAGCGGCTCTCCAGCCTCCGTAGACGGCTGGCCGGGGTTCTCCCCCCAGATGTCAGGATTTATCGCGTTACGGTGGCTCCTGAGGGCTTTGACGCACGGTTCTCTGCGATGGCCCGTCGATACGCTTACCGGATCTCCGACGCCCCAGGGGGCGTGGATCCGCTCCGTCGCCGTGAGGTCGCCTGGTACGGCCGGCCGCTCGATGCCGACAGGCTGAACGCGGCGGCGGCGGCCCTGCTGGGCGAGCATGACTTCGCCGCCTTCTGTAAGAAGCGTGAGGGCGCGACCACGATCCGCGAACTGCAGCGACTCGACTGGGTCAGGGAGGGCGACATCCTTGTCGCGACCGTGGTGGCCGACGCGTTCTGCCACTCGATGGTGCGGGCACTCGTCGGATCGCTGCTGCCCGTGGGGGAGGGGCGCCTGCCGGTGGACTGGCCCGGGCAGGTGCTGACGCGGGCCGTACGGGACTCCGGGGTGCACGTCGCGCCGGCACACGGCCTCTGCCTTGAGGAAGTCCGCTATCCCGAGCCCGAGGAATTTGCCCGGCGGGCCGGGGAGACCCGCCGGGTACGCACGCTCAACATATGA